One window of the Actinomyces wuliandei genome contains the following:
- a CDS encoding metal-dependent transcriptional regulator — protein MSTGASGGSRGGDTAGSSTVTQDYLKAVWAAGEWGGQGASITGLARRMGVAPSTASENVSRLVEEGLLAHEPYKAVTLTPEGRLRAMAMVRRHRILETYLVTRLGFEWDEVHAEAEELEHAVSDRLLERLDVVLGRPTRDPHGDPIPTADGQVVVPELVPLEALRVGARGVVGRIRDDSQTLRHLARAGIRLDTRVRLVDRGTMAPAEAGGRRRRACVVRVCDGRGAGLPDAVVPDGSLWLCR, from the coding sequence ATGAGCACAGGCGCCTCGGGAGGCAGCAGGGGCGGGGACACAGCCGGGTCCTCGACCGTGACCCAGGACTACCTCAAGGCGGTGTGGGCGGCTGGCGAGTGGGGTGGGCAGGGTGCCTCCATCACCGGCCTGGCACGTCGGATGGGTGTGGCGCCCTCGACGGCCTCCGAGAACGTGTCACGGCTGGTGGAGGAGGGGCTGCTGGCCCACGAGCCGTACAAGGCCGTCACGCTCACCCCTGAGGGGCGCCTGCGGGCGATGGCGATGGTGCGCCGTCACCGCATCCTGGAGACCTACCTGGTGACCCGGCTCGGCTTCGAGTGGGACGAGGTCCACGCCGAGGCGGAGGAGCTGGAGCACGCGGTCTCCGACAGGCTCCTGGAACGGCTGGACGTGGTGCTGGGGCGGCCCACCCGGGACCCCCACGGTGACCCGATCCCCACCGCTGACGGCCAGGTGGTGGTCCCTGAGCTCGTGCCCCTGGAGGCCCTGAGGGTGGGGGCCAGGGGGGTGGTGGGACGTATCAGGGACGACTCCCAGACCCTGCGGCACCTGGCGCGCGCCGGCATCCGGCTGGACACGCGGGTGCGGCTGGTGGACCGGGGCACCATGGCGCCTGCCGAGGCCGGGGGAAGACGGCGGCGGGCCTGCGTGGTGCGTGTGTGCGACGGCCGAGGCGCGGGGCTGCCGGACGCCGTCGTGCCTGACGGGTCCCTGTGGCTGTGCCGCTGA